Genomic DNA from Bacillota bacterium:
GCGCATGCCAGCCGCTCAGGAGTTTTGGCGGCGTATCTGGCAGCCGAGGGGTTCAGCGGACCCCACACTGTTCTGGAAGGGAAAGCGGGCTTCTACCATTGTTACGCAGTATCTGTCTGGGCATCGAGACACTGACAGACATATCGCAACTGCTTGATTGCACCGTGGTACCGGGAGCGAGGTGTGGGCGATGACCACGAACTGGCAGGTTGGTAGACCTCACGGCCAGCCGCACTCTCAGCTTTTCCCCCCTGCCCACGCTGATGGCCAGCATCCTGGAAGCCGGAGGACTTGTACCGTTTCTCTTGACGTCAGGCGGGGAAGCGGTCAAGCGGTGGCCTCTGGGCGGCAGAGTTCCAGGATCCGGGTGATGTCGTCCAATTCGTCGAGTCGCATTACGTAGCGGTATATGAGGTCGGGTGCTTCCCCGGGGAGCGGGGCTGTCGTCCTGGAGCTAACGAGGTGGCGAAATTTCCGTACCAGCTCAGCATCGCCGAGAGGATTTGCCGAAGTACCGGATGCGTGTTCCGTGCGGTGTACGTATGTCTTGCCCCCCCTCGTGCGCACGGTGATCTCTGCCTGGTCTTGCCGAAGTAGTTCGCTGGGTGCGACGCTAACCCGGGCCCTCAGATCAGCAGCGTCGCTCGCCAGCACCCTCTCGGTAGTGAAGGATTGGGGCCCAACGATGCCGTCTAGCAGCGCCACCGCCACGCAGTGATGGACTGAGAACTTCCCCTCGAGGCCGGTCTGGGGCGCTGGCTTTCCAGTGAGTTCGAGGACAAGAGGGTGACACTTCAAGTAGATGTCGGTGATACTGTCGGCAGAAACTGCGTCCGTGCGTAGGAGTTCCCGTACGGCCAGGGCTGAGTCGATCGCCGCGTGGGTCACGACGCCGCACGGGTACGGTTTGAACCCCAGGTTCATGATCTCCCATTCTGTCCCCCAGCCGGCCAGGAGAGCCGATAAGTTGAACCGGTCAGAGAAGACGGCGCAAAACCCGCGGGGCGCCTCCAGTGCGACCGGGGAGCTGGTGAATCCCTGCCGAGCGAGGAGTGCTGCCAGGAGGCCGTTCTGAGCGGCTCTTCCAGCATGGAATGGCTTGCTCATGGTACCGAACATCTCGCGTAGGCCGGCGGCCTGGGTGGCCGCAATCCCCAGGGCATTTGTCGTCTCATCCAGGTCGAGACGGAGAAGCCGCGCGGCAGCTGCTGCAGCCCCTAGCGTGCCGGCAGTGCCGGTCACGTGCCAGCCACGGTCGTAGTGAGAGGGACATATGGCGCGGGCTACCCGTGCCGCCGTTTCGTAGCCGACCAGGAAAGCCGCTGCAACGTCGGAACCAGTCGAGTGGAGATGCTCCCCGAGGGCTAACGCGCAGGCCAGGGTGGGCGTGTAGCCGTGCAGAATGGTGGGCAGGTGAGTGTCATCAAAATCGAGGATGTGAGCCATCGTCCCGTTCACGAGGGCGGCCCAGAGCATATCAGTTCGTTCCATTCGTCCCAGGATGGTTGCCTGCGGTGCAGTGGCCACCTCCCGACTAACGGCCAGCAGGCTTTGCACCGCCACGTGGTGTGAGGCGCCCAGCGCCACTCCCAGGAAATCCAGGACACACTGACGAACCCGGTGTCTCACCGCCGCAGGTGCCTGGGCCAGTTCGACCGATCTCAGGGCTGCGGCCATTTGCCGGGTAAAACCTTTATGCTCCATCAATATCCCAGCCTTTCTCCGACAATTATCACGTGGAAATCCGCGCTGGCGCGGGGGCGTGCTTCGATGATGGTGGTGACCCGGCACTGGCGGGTGGGAGGCAAACACCCTGTGCACCGAGCCGTTTTAGCGCATGGGGTATTTACCTCCTTACGGTGGTACAGCATGGGCGCGGCTACGTTTTTCGCCCGCCATAGGCCGCATTCGAGATTCGGCACCAGCTTGTTGATCCCGGCCACCACGATGACCCTTCGGGGCCCGAAAATCATGGGACTCACCCTGGTGCCGCTTCC
This window encodes:
- a CDS encoding MmgE/PrpD family protein: MEHKGFTRQMAAALRSVELAQAPAAVRHRVRQCVLDFLGVALGASHHVAVQSLLAVSREVATAPQATILGRMERTDMLWAALVNGTMAHILDFDDTHLPTILHGYTPTLACALALGEHLHSTGSDVAAAFLVGYETAARVARAICPSHYDRGWHVTGTAGTLGAAAAAARLLRLDLDETTNALGIAATQAAGLREMFGTMSKPFHAGRAAQNGLLAALLARQGFTSSPVALEAPRGFCAVFSDRFNLSALLAGWGTEWEIMNLGFKPYPCGVVTHAAIDSALAVRELLRTDAVSADSITDIYLKCHPLVLELTGKPAPQTGLEGKFSVHHCVAVALLDGIVGPQSFTTERVLASDAADLRARVSVAPSELLRQDQAEITVRTRGGKTYVHRTEHASGTSANPLGDAELVRKFRHLVSSRTTAPLPGEAPDLIYRYVMRLDELDDITRILELCRPEATA